One region of Chelonoidis abingdonii isolate Lonesome George chromosome 14, CheloAbing_2.0, whole genome shotgun sequence genomic DNA includes:
- the ZNF335 gene encoding zinc finger protein 335 isoform X8, whose amino-acid sequence MEVEENEVESSSDAAPHLAQEEPSESGCVETSEAMSADSSDAASVPILSEADESGVGQSSDSSGVSLEEVSESSSSTDAIPRVYLPDSSSIAQSTLVSSVSTVSQSIMVSESPQVLVHSSVITDGATMVSDSTASTSSDLGSAIDKIIESTIGPDIIQSCIAVTSAEDCGAQTTQYLILQGPDDGAPMVSQMATSAVANSLAVEAIADGPTSTCLDQPGPSDPSKRSEILELPTQPDQAREADSGEEPDQPDLESLEEMMEVVVVQQFRCKMCQYKSISKKTLINHMKERHFQPVAAALALKKGRPRKGGSSQKPLEEDVLEEEEEDDIMDAGAIDDPEEDSDYNPAEDEPRGRQPKYSRTVPTSSEERPRRRPGRPRKFPRLEDMPQPEGGEEEPLVTSQSTLSSELQDSEAASSSVLENGASDSLVEPSISQSDSENKDPSSNTGPEEADTVPRRRGRPSRRFLGKKYRKYYYKSPKPLMRPYLCRICGSRFLTHDDLRFHVNSHEANDPQLFKCLQCSYRSRRWSSLKEHMFNHVGSKPYKCEECDYTSVYKKDVIRHSTVHSRDRKKRADPPPKLNSFPCPVCSRVYPMQKRLTQHMKTHSTEKPHMCDKCGKSFKKRYTFKMHLLTHIQAVANRRFKCEFCDYVCEDKKILLNHQLSHMNDKPYKCSFCKYSTFREDFLVSHMAVKHTGGKPFACEYCHFTTKHKKNLRLHVQCRHTDSFEEWAQRHPEEPPCRRRPFFTLQQIEELKQQHSQVQIPTEPAASPPVSLGPVTYHTVQSLPTAEPSILSQDSLGGTTIIYEQGVEGSAELATQTALDLLLNMSSQRELATGSLQVAVVKSDGSGVAQAPEAQSQQEEEADLDSTGQQQKVVTLHVAEHGEALVQEAYEEATLGSSELQQITIPFGSTAEYSIITPISEEIQAPETLYSEEESPTEPTHTVVVSDAMMNEALKEHSGHYIMSASFPGSQLHHVEQLSGDPALSPGEGQEAQASGGKWPMLQCLARQLRKNSAFSPAPEGQAIQSAKVKWPALQGVAKKLSCKISATKKLSCKISATKKFSCKICTAMFTGRAEMESHKRAHVGPNTFKCPDCPFTAAVWLEVRSHMAQHANLRPHKCSHCSFASKNKKDLRRHMLTHTNEKPFACQICGQRFNRNGHLKFHMQRLHCSEGKRLGQPTATTPQTIILNSDEEALATLQTALQSGQAVLAPERLQQALGQEHIIVAQEQSITSQEEATYIQEITTADGQTVQHLVTADNQVQYIIAQDGVQHLLPHEYVVVPEGHHIQVQDGQITHIQYEQGSQFLQEPQIQYMPVSPEQQLVTQAQLEAVAHSAVTAVADAAMAQAQGMFTTDATAEQIQQLQQGIHYDVITLAD is encoded by the exons atggaggtggaagagaatgAAGTGGAGAGCAGCAGCGATGCGGCCCCTCATCTGGCACAGGAAGAACCTTCGGAGAGCGGCTGTGTGGAGACCTCTGAGGCCATGTCTGCAGACAGCAGCGATGCTGCTTCAGTGCCCATCCTCTCAGAAGCAGATGAGTCTGGTGTGGGGCAGAGCTCAGACAGCAGTGGGGTCTCTCTG GAGGAAGTGTCGGAGAGCAGCTCCAGCACAGATGCTATTCCTAGGGTCTACCTGCCAGACTCTTCCTCTATTGCCCAGTCTACCCTCGTCTCCAGCGTCTCCACAGTGAGCCAGTCCATTATGGTATCAGAATCCCCACAGGTCCTAGTTCACTCCAGCGTCATCACTGATGGGGCCACAATGGTCTCGGACTCCACTGCATCCACCTCCTCGGACCTGGGCTCTGCCATAGACAAAATCATTGAGTCCACAATTGGGCCTGACATCATCCAGA GCTGCATCGCAGTGACGAGCGCTGAGGATTGTGGTGCCCAGACTACCCAGTATCTCATTCTGCAGGGGCCTGATGATG GTGCCCCCATGGTGTCCCAGATGGCCACTTCTGCTGTGGCCAACAGTTTGGCAGTAGAAGCCATAGCCGATGGACCCACTTCCACGTGCCTAGACCAGCCTGGCCCTTCAGACCCTTCCAAGCGGTCTGAAATACTGGAGCTGCCCACGCAGCCGGATCAGGCTAGAGAGGCAGATTCTGGGGAAGAGCCAGACCAGCCAGACCTGGAGAGCttggaggagatgatggaggtggtggtggtacaACAGTTCAGGTGCAAGATGTGTCAGTACAAGAGCATCTCCAAGAAAACTCTCATCAACCACATGAAGGAGCGGCACTTCCAGCCAG TGGCTGCTGCTCTGGCCTTGAAGAAGGGACGTCCGCGGAAGGGGGGATCTTCCCAAAAGCCCCTGGAGGAAGAtgtgctggaggaggaagaggaggatgatatCATGGATGCTGGAGCCATTGATGACCCTGAAG AAGACAGTGACTATAATCCAGCCGAGGATGAGCCTCGTGGGCGGCAGCCCAAGTACAGCCGCACTGTCCCCACATCAAGTGAAGAGAGGCCACGCCGGCGGCCGGGGAGACCCCGCAAGTTCCCTCGCCTAGAGGACATGCCACAGCCTGAAG GTGGTGAGGAGGAGCCCTTAGTCACGTCGCAGAGCACTCTGAGCAGCGAGCTGCAGGACTCCGAGGCAGCCAGCTCCTCCGTCCTGGAGAATGGGGCCAGTGACAGCCTTGTGGAGCCCAGCATCAGCCAGTCAGACTCAGAGAACAAGGATCCGTCCTCCAACACGGGCCCTGAGGAGGCTGACACCGTGCCCAGGAGGCGAGGCCGGCCCTCCCGCCGCTTCCTTGGCAAGAAATACCGCAA ATACTACTACAAGTCCCCCAAGCCTCTGATGAGACCCTACCTGTGTCGAATCTGCGGCTCACGCTTCCTCACGCACGATGACCTGCGCTTTCACGTTAACTCGCACGAGGCCAATGACCCTCAGCTCTTCAAGTGCCTGCAGTGCAGCTACCGCTCCCGCCGCTGGTCCTCCCTTAAA GAACACATGTTTAACCACGTGGGCAGCAAGCCATACAAGTGTGAGGAGTGTGACTACACAAGCGTGTACAAGAAGGATGTCATCCGCCACTCAACTGTGCACAGCCGGGACCG gaagaagAGAGCCGACCCG ccccCAAAGCTGAATTCATTCCCCTGCCCAGTGTGTAGCCGAGTCTATCCCATGCAGAAGAGGCTGACCCAGCACATGAAGACTCACAGCACGGAGAAGCCACACATGTGTGACAAG TGTGGAAAGTCCTTCAAGAAGCGCTACACCTTTAAGATGCATCTGCTGACGCACATCCAGGCCGTTGCTAACCGCAG GTTCAAGTGCGAGTTCTGTGACTATGTCTGTGAGGATAAAAAGATCCTGCTGAACCACCAGCTTTCGCACATGAACGACAAGCCATACAAGTGCAGCTTCTGCAAGTACTCCACCTTCCGTGAGGACTTCCTGGTGTCACACATGGCCGTCAAGCACACGG GGGGCAAGCCATTTGCCTGTGAGTACTGTCACTTCACCACCAAGCACAAGAAGAACCTGCGCCTCCATGTGCAGTGCCGCCACACTGACTCCTTTGAGGAGTGGGCCCAGCGGCATCCCGAGGAGCCCCCCTGCCGGCGCCGCCCCTTCTTCACCCTGCAGCAGATCGAGGAGCtaaagcagcagcacagccaggtgcAGATTCCCACagagcctgcagccagcccaccA GTTTCTCTTGGCCCTGTGACCTACCACACAGTGCAGTCCCTTCCAACGGCAGAACCCTCCATCCTTTCCCAGGATTCCTTGGGGGGAACCACCATCATTTATGAGCAAG gTGTGGAGGGATCGGCAGAGCTGGCCACGCAGACAGCTCTGGATCTCCTGCTGAACATGAGCAGCCAGCGGGAGCTGGCCACAGGCTCCCTGCAG GTGGCCGTGGTGAAGTCCGATGGCTCTGGAGTGGCACAGGCCCCCGAAGCCCAGtcacagcaggaggaggaggcagatcTGGATTCCACTGGGCAGCAACAGAAGGTGGTGACACTGCATGTGGCTGAGCATGGAGAGGCCTTAGTGCAGGAGGCCTATGAGGAGGCGACCCTGGGGAGCTCTGAGCTGCAGCAGATCACCATTCCTTTCGGGAGCACAGCGGAGTATAGCATCATCACGCCCATTAGTGAGGAGATCCAGGCCCCAGAGACTCTCTACAG TGAGGAGGAGAGCCCGACAGAGCCCACCCATACAGTTGTGGTGAGCGACGCCATGATGAATGAAGCGCTGAAAGAGCACAGCGGTCACTACATCATGTCAGCCAGTTTCCCAGGGAGCCAGCTCCATCATGTCGAG CAGCTCAGTGGGGACCCTGCCCTCTCACCAGGGGAAGGCCAGGAGGCCCAGGCCTCTGGTGGCAAGTGGCCCATGCTGCAGTGCCTGGCCAGGCAGCTCCGAAAGAACTCTGCCTTCTCCCCAGCACCAGAAGGGCAAGCAATCCAGTCCGCAAAGGTCAAATGGCCCGCGCTTCAGGGTGTGGCCAAGAAACTGTCATGCAAGATTTCTGCAACTAAGAAGCTGTCGTGCAAGATTTCTGCAACTAAGAAATTCTCGTGCAAGATTTGCACGGCCATGTTCACAGGGAGAGCAGAGATGGAGAGTCACAAGAGGGCACATGTAGGGCCCAACACCTTCAAGTGTCCAGACTGCCCGTTCACAGCAGCTGTGTGGCTGGAGGTCCGG agTCACATGGCACAGCATGCCAACCTTCGACCCCACAAGTGCTCCCACTGCAGCTTTGCCTCCAAGAACAAGAAGGACCTGCGCAGACACATGCTGACGCACACCAATGAGAAGCCCTTTGCCTGCCAGATCTGTGGGCAGAG GTTTAACCGGAACGGGCATCTCAAGTTCCACATGCAGCGTCTGCATTGCTCCGAGGGGAAGCGGCTGGGGCAGCCAACAGCCACCACCCCGCAGACCATCATACTGAACAGCGATGAGGAAGCACTAGCAACGCTGCAGA cgGCTTTGCAGTCTGGCCAGGCAGTGCTGGCTCCTGAACGGCTGCAGcaggctctggggcaggagcACATCATCGTAGCACAGGAGCAGAGCATCACGAGCCAG GAGGAAGCCACGTACATCCAGGAGATCACAACGGCTGACGGGCAGACGGTGCAGCACTTGGTGACCGCTGATAACCAG GTTCAGTACATCATTGCCCAGGATGGCGTGCAGCACTTGCTCCCTCATGAGTACGTTGTTGTCCCAGAGGGGCATCACATCCAG GTACAAGACGGCCAGATCACCCACATCCAGTATGAACAGGGCAGCCAGTTCCTCCAGGAGCCCCAG ATCCAGTACATGCCAGtttccccagagcagcagctaGTTACCCAGGCTCAGCTGGAAGCTGTGGCGCATTCAGCAGTGACAG cagtggCCGATGCTGCCATGGCCCAAGCCCAGGGCATGTTCACCACAGATGCAACAGctgagcagatccagcagctgcagcaggggatCCATTACGATGTCATCACGCTGGCGGATTAA
- the ZNF335 gene encoding zinc finger protein 335 isoform X3, producing the protein MEVEENEVESSSDAAPHLAQEEPSESGCVETSEAMSADSSDAASVPILSEADESGVGQSSDSSGVSLEEVSESSSSTDAIPRVYLPDSSSIAQSTLVSSVSTVSQSIMVSESPQVLVHSSVITDGATMVSDSTASTSSDLGSAIDKIIESTIGPDIIQSCIAVTSAEDCGAQTTQYLILQGPDDGAPMVSQMATSAVANSLAVEAIADGPTSTCLDQPGPSDPSKRSEILELPTQPDQAREADSGEEPDQPDLESLEEMMEVVVVQQFRCKMCQYKSISKKTLINHMKERHFQPVAAALALKKGRPRKGGSSQKPLEEDVLEEEEEDDIMDAGAIDDPEEDSDYNPAEDEPRGRQPKYSRTVPTSSEERPRRRPGRPRKFPRLEDMPQPEGGEEEPLVTSQSTLSSELQDSEAASSSVLENGASDSLVEPSISQSDSENKDPSSNTGPEEADTVPRRRGRPSRRFLGKKYRKYIGRRYYYKSPKPLMRPYLCRICGSRFLTHDDLRFHVNSHEANDPQLFKCLQCSYRSRRWSSLKEHMFNHVGSKPYKCEECDYTSVYKKDVIRHSTVHSRDRKKRADPPPKLNSFPCPVCSRVYPMQKRLTQHMKTHSTEKPHMCDKCGKSFKKRYTFKMHLLTHIQAVANRRFKCEFCDYVCEDKKILLNHQLSHMNDKPYKCSFCKYSTFREDFLVSHMAVKHTGGKPFACEYCHFTTKHKKNLRLHVQCRHTDSFEEWAQRHPEEPPCRRRPFFTLQQIEELKQQHSQVQIPTEPAASPPVSLGPVTYHTVQSLPTAEPSILSQDSLGGTTIIYEQGVEGSAELATQTALDLLLNMSSQRELATGSLQVAVVKSDGSGVAQAPEAQSQQEEEADLDSTGQQQKVVTLHVAEHGEALVQEAYEEATLGSSELQQITIPFGSTAEYSIITPISEEIQAPETLYSEEESPTEPTHTVVVSDAMMNEALKEHSGHYIMSASFPGSQLHHVELSGDPALSPGEGQEAQASGGKWPMLQCLARQLRKNSAFSPAPEGQAIQSAKVKWPALQGVAKKLSCKISATKKLSCKISATKKFSCKICTAMFTGRAEMESHKRAHVGPNTFKCPDCPFTAAVWLEVRSHMAQHANLRPHKCSHCSFASKNKKDLRRHMLTHTNEKPFACQICGQRFNRNGHLKFHMQRLHCSEGKRLGQPTATTPQTIILNSDEEALATLQTALQSGQAVLAPERLQQALGQEHIIVAQEQSITSQEEATYIQEITTADGQTVQHLVTADNQVQYIIAQDGVQHLLPHEYVVVPEGHHIQVQDGQITHIQYEQGSQFLQEPQQIQYMPVSPEQQLVTQAQLEAVAHSAVTAVADAAMAQAQGMFTTDATAEQIQQLQQGIHYDVITLAD; encoded by the exons atggaggtggaagagaatgAAGTGGAGAGCAGCAGCGATGCGGCCCCTCATCTGGCACAGGAAGAACCTTCGGAGAGCGGCTGTGTGGAGACCTCTGAGGCCATGTCTGCAGACAGCAGCGATGCTGCTTCAGTGCCCATCCTCTCAGAAGCAGATGAGTCTGGTGTGGGGCAGAGCTCAGACAGCAGTGGGGTCTCTCTG GAGGAAGTGTCGGAGAGCAGCTCCAGCACAGATGCTATTCCTAGGGTCTACCTGCCAGACTCTTCCTCTATTGCCCAGTCTACCCTCGTCTCCAGCGTCTCCACAGTGAGCCAGTCCATTATGGTATCAGAATCCCCACAGGTCCTAGTTCACTCCAGCGTCATCACTGATGGGGCCACAATGGTCTCGGACTCCACTGCATCCACCTCCTCGGACCTGGGCTCTGCCATAGACAAAATCATTGAGTCCACAATTGGGCCTGACATCATCCAGA GCTGCATCGCAGTGACGAGCGCTGAGGATTGTGGTGCCCAGACTACCCAGTATCTCATTCTGCAGGGGCCTGATGATG GTGCCCCCATGGTGTCCCAGATGGCCACTTCTGCTGTGGCCAACAGTTTGGCAGTAGAAGCCATAGCCGATGGACCCACTTCCACGTGCCTAGACCAGCCTGGCCCTTCAGACCCTTCCAAGCGGTCTGAAATACTGGAGCTGCCCACGCAGCCGGATCAGGCTAGAGAGGCAGATTCTGGGGAAGAGCCAGACCAGCCAGACCTGGAGAGCttggaggagatgatggaggtggtggtggtacaACAGTTCAGGTGCAAGATGTGTCAGTACAAGAGCATCTCCAAGAAAACTCTCATCAACCACATGAAGGAGCGGCACTTCCAGCCAG TGGCTGCTGCTCTGGCCTTGAAGAAGGGACGTCCGCGGAAGGGGGGATCTTCCCAAAAGCCCCTGGAGGAAGAtgtgctggaggaggaagaggaggatgatatCATGGATGCTGGAGCCATTGATGACCCTGAAG AAGACAGTGACTATAATCCAGCCGAGGATGAGCCTCGTGGGCGGCAGCCCAAGTACAGCCGCACTGTCCCCACATCAAGTGAAGAGAGGCCACGCCGGCGGCCGGGGAGACCCCGCAAGTTCCCTCGCCTAGAGGACATGCCACAGCCTGAAG GTGGTGAGGAGGAGCCCTTAGTCACGTCGCAGAGCACTCTGAGCAGCGAGCTGCAGGACTCCGAGGCAGCCAGCTCCTCCGTCCTGGAGAATGGGGCCAGTGACAGCCTTGTGGAGCCCAGCATCAGCCAGTCAGACTCAGAGAACAAGGATCCGTCCTCCAACACGGGCCCTGAGGAGGCTGACACCGTGCCCAGGAGGCGAGGCCGGCCCTCCCGCCGCTTCCTTGGCAAGAAATACCGCAAGTACATCGGGCGCAG ATACTACTACAAGTCCCCCAAGCCTCTGATGAGACCCTACCTGTGTCGAATCTGCGGCTCACGCTTCCTCACGCACGATGACCTGCGCTTTCACGTTAACTCGCACGAGGCCAATGACCCTCAGCTCTTCAAGTGCCTGCAGTGCAGCTACCGCTCCCGCCGCTGGTCCTCCCTTAAA GAACACATGTTTAACCACGTGGGCAGCAAGCCATACAAGTGTGAGGAGTGTGACTACACAAGCGTGTACAAGAAGGATGTCATCCGCCACTCAACTGTGCACAGCCGGGACCG gaagaagAGAGCCGACCCG ccccCAAAGCTGAATTCATTCCCCTGCCCAGTGTGTAGCCGAGTCTATCCCATGCAGAAGAGGCTGACCCAGCACATGAAGACTCACAGCACGGAGAAGCCACACATGTGTGACAAG TGTGGAAAGTCCTTCAAGAAGCGCTACACCTTTAAGATGCATCTGCTGACGCACATCCAGGCCGTTGCTAACCGCAG GTTCAAGTGCGAGTTCTGTGACTATGTCTGTGAGGATAAAAAGATCCTGCTGAACCACCAGCTTTCGCACATGAACGACAAGCCATACAAGTGCAGCTTCTGCAAGTACTCCACCTTCCGTGAGGACTTCCTGGTGTCACACATGGCCGTCAAGCACACGG GGGGCAAGCCATTTGCCTGTGAGTACTGTCACTTCACCACCAAGCACAAGAAGAACCTGCGCCTCCATGTGCAGTGCCGCCACACTGACTCCTTTGAGGAGTGGGCCCAGCGGCATCCCGAGGAGCCCCCCTGCCGGCGCCGCCCCTTCTTCACCCTGCAGCAGATCGAGGAGCtaaagcagcagcacagccaggtgcAGATTCCCACagagcctgcagccagcccaccA GTTTCTCTTGGCCCTGTGACCTACCACACAGTGCAGTCCCTTCCAACGGCAGAACCCTCCATCCTTTCCCAGGATTCCTTGGGGGGAACCACCATCATTTATGAGCAAG gTGTGGAGGGATCGGCAGAGCTGGCCACGCAGACAGCTCTGGATCTCCTGCTGAACATGAGCAGCCAGCGGGAGCTGGCCACAGGCTCCCTGCAG GTGGCCGTGGTGAAGTCCGATGGCTCTGGAGTGGCACAGGCCCCCGAAGCCCAGtcacagcaggaggaggaggcagatcTGGATTCCACTGGGCAGCAACAGAAGGTGGTGACACTGCATGTGGCTGAGCATGGAGAGGCCTTAGTGCAGGAGGCCTATGAGGAGGCGACCCTGGGGAGCTCTGAGCTGCAGCAGATCACCATTCCTTTCGGGAGCACAGCGGAGTATAGCATCATCACGCCCATTAGTGAGGAGATCCAGGCCCCAGAGACTCTCTACAG TGAGGAGGAGAGCCCGACAGAGCCCACCCATACAGTTGTGGTGAGCGACGCCATGATGAATGAAGCGCTGAAAGAGCACAGCGGTCACTACATCATGTCAGCCAGTTTCCCAGGGAGCCAGCTCCATCATGTCGAG CTCAGTGGGGACCCTGCCCTCTCACCAGGGGAAGGCCAGGAGGCCCAGGCCTCTGGTGGCAAGTGGCCCATGCTGCAGTGCCTGGCCAGGCAGCTCCGAAAGAACTCTGCCTTCTCCCCAGCACCAGAAGGGCAAGCAATCCAGTCCGCAAAGGTCAAATGGCCCGCGCTTCAGGGTGTGGCCAAGAAACTGTCATGCAAGATTTCTGCAACTAAGAAGCTGTCGTGCAAGATTTCTGCAACTAAGAAATTCTCGTGCAAGATTTGCACGGCCATGTTCACAGGGAGAGCAGAGATGGAGAGTCACAAGAGGGCACATGTAGGGCCCAACACCTTCAAGTGTCCAGACTGCCCGTTCACAGCAGCTGTGTGGCTGGAGGTCCGG agTCACATGGCACAGCATGCCAACCTTCGACCCCACAAGTGCTCCCACTGCAGCTTTGCCTCCAAGAACAAGAAGGACCTGCGCAGACACATGCTGACGCACACCAATGAGAAGCCCTTTGCCTGCCAGATCTGTGGGCAGAG GTTTAACCGGAACGGGCATCTCAAGTTCCACATGCAGCGTCTGCATTGCTCCGAGGGGAAGCGGCTGGGGCAGCCAACAGCCACCACCCCGCAGACCATCATACTGAACAGCGATGAGGAAGCACTAGCAACGCTGCAGA cgGCTTTGCAGTCTGGCCAGGCAGTGCTGGCTCCTGAACGGCTGCAGcaggctctggggcaggagcACATCATCGTAGCACAGGAGCAGAGCATCACGAGCCAG GAGGAAGCCACGTACATCCAGGAGATCACAACGGCTGACGGGCAGACGGTGCAGCACTTGGTGACCGCTGATAACCAG GTTCAGTACATCATTGCCCAGGATGGCGTGCAGCACTTGCTCCCTCATGAGTACGTTGTTGTCCCAGAGGGGCATCACATCCAG GTACAAGACGGCCAGATCACCCACATCCAGTATGAACAGGGCAGCCAGTTCCTCCAGGAGCCCCAG CAGATCCAGTACATGCCAGtttccccagagcagcagctaGTTACCCAGGCTCAGCTGGAAGCTGTGGCGCATTCAGCAGTGACAG cagtggCCGATGCTGCCATGGCCCAAGCCCAGGGCATGTTCACCACAGATGCAACAGctgagcagatccagcagctgcagcaggggatCCATTACGATGTCATCACGCTGGCGGATTAA